The Streptomyces achromogenes genome window below encodes:
- a CDS encoding BTAD domain-containing putative transcriptional regulator: MRAGPSANLGRTLNWLVEGAVPGWSRNSGGTVGVEFAVFGSVEARVDGRIVDLGHARQRGVLAVLLVDANQVVSVDQLVDRVWADRLPQRARNTLYGYVSRLRQALAVTEGVDIVRRSGGYVLDVEATAVDLHRFYDLVARARAAARSVQDEQAAALFGQALGLWRGNAFAGLDTPWINALRDAVDRDRLAAELDHTDVRLRRGHHSGLLGELSARIERHPLDERLAGQFILALYRSGRPADALSQYRRIRLLLAEELGCDPGVPLRQLHQQILTTDPALNVPPAGRATGSAPALVPRQLPAPHPGPTARFDVVLPGPQTPQRPRTGNRLIGRAAELAVLDGAIEDALAGVPGVVEVVGEPGIGKTRLLGELEERARQRGFVSLAGRSVEFDRAPYGAFVDALDDHLGNLDSGRLRQDGSPSGALALLSTVFPALSERLPTGPDPVTVERYWFHRAVRTLLEALSADGGLVLSLDDLQWTDDGTAELIDHLVRHPPRTPLLLALAYRPRQAPPRLAAALARAGTQQRVARVELGPLSPAEGAELCGARRDHWRFQRLYEASGGNPFYLEALTRSVAHESPSAVPAPVAGDLPQSVHAALLEELGGLSATARVCTEAAAVLGDSFEADMVAVVAQTGETQALAALDEAAERDLIRQIGSTRQFQFRHPLVRAAVYQGAGGGWRIEAHARAAVGLALRGAPLTVQASHVQRSARVGDERAVDVLVRAARQVMTVAPATAAHWTHEALRLLGTQSRLRPELWIQQANALGMAGRVLESRDVLRTASSFLPAPARGQRARVTALRATMEWALGRYEEATALLLRELADHEGRLTPETAALELGVAVVALRTNDFSTAVDWGERALRSSERIGDPPQATAVRALLALAHTCAGDARATDYLDLVAATLDDTDDQQLAGQMDTLVMTGWTEMLHERYDAALGHLDRGLEVSRRTGQSLVLADLFAASAYTYMWLGRLDEAATYASDALEAASLVGSSEPRSLAEVVSAAVAMWRGDFAEALKICEESLSPDGPALGAHRSAMVGMLGQTLLLNDDPKGCVSKVLEAGGGPHLFGFEAPVRPMWFRLLSVAQLALGDVTAAEGWADRAAAAATSDGPPGRRGFALLARAEVQLARQNPAAGPTACEAATEFRAARMLLNEGMARLTAGTALSAFGRQTEGLAQLEQAKSLSVTCGALALSELADQEHHRIAVQPPPATTGT, from the coding sequence GTGCGCGCCGGGCCATCGGCTAACCTTGGACGAACATTGAATTGGCTGGTCGAAGGCGCTGTGCCAGGGTGGTCTCGAAACTCGGGGGGCACGGTGGGGGTTGAGTTCGCTGTCTTCGGCAGCGTTGAGGCGCGCGTGGACGGCCGAATCGTCGATCTGGGCCACGCCCGGCAGCGGGGTGTGCTGGCCGTGCTGCTCGTCGACGCCAACCAGGTGGTTTCGGTGGACCAGCTTGTCGACCGCGTCTGGGCCGACCGTCTTCCGCAGCGGGCCCGGAACACGCTCTACGGCTATGTCTCCCGTCTGCGGCAGGCTCTGGCCGTCACCGAGGGTGTGGATATCGTCCGGCGATCCGGTGGCTATGTCCTCGACGTCGAAGCGACGGCAGTGGACCTGCACCGTTTCTACGACCTTGTCGCCCGGGCTCGGGCAGCCGCGCGGAGTGTGCAGGACGAGCAGGCTGCGGCCCTGTTCGGGCAGGCACTCGGCCTCTGGCGGGGAAACGCCTTCGCGGGTTTGGACACCCCTTGGATCAACGCCCTCCGCGATGCCGTGGACCGGGACCGGCTCGCTGCCGAACTCGACCACACCGACGTTCGGCTCCGCCGCGGTCACCACAGCGGATTGCTGGGCGAGTTGTCCGCCCGGATCGAGAGGCACCCACTGGACGAACGGCTGGCCGGCCAGTTCATCCTTGCCCTGTACCGCTCCGGCCGCCCGGCCGACGCCCTCAGCCAGTACCGGCGAATCCGGCTGCTGCTGGCCGAAGAACTCGGCTGTGATCCCGGCGTCCCGTTGCGGCAACTGCACCAGCAGATCCTCACCACCGACCCCGCACTGAACGTCCCACCCGCCGGGCGCGCCACGGGCTCTGCACCCGCCCTCGTGCCGCGCCAGTTACCCGCACCCCACCCGGGCCCCACGGCACGGTTCGACGTTGTCCTGCCCGGTCCGCAGACACCGCAGCGCCCCAGGACGGGTAACCGCCTGATCGGCCGGGCAGCGGAGTTGGCGGTTCTCGACGGGGCGATCGAGGATGCCCTTGCCGGTGTGCCAGGGGTGGTCGAGGTAGTCGGAGAACCGGGTATCGGCAAGACACGGCTGCTCGGCGAACTGGAGGAGCGGGCGAGACAGCGCGGTTTCGTGTCCCTGGCCGGCCGCAGCGTGGAGTTCGACCGGGCTCCGTATGGTGCGTTCGTGGACGCCTTGGACGACCACCTCGGCAACCTGGACTCCGGAAGACTCCGGCAGGATGGCTCACCGTCCGGCGCGTTGGCCCTGTTGAGCACCGTCTTCCCCGCGCTCAGTGAGCGTCTCCCGACCGGCCCCGATCCGGTGACGGTCGAACGGTACTGGTTCCACCGGGCGGTACGGACGTTACTGGAGGCGCTGAGTGCCGACGGCGGGCTCGTGCTCAGCCTGGACGACCTGCAGTGGACGGACGACGGTACAGCCGAGCTGATCGACCATCTGGTACGGCACCCGCCGAGGACACCACTGCTGCTGGCCCTCGCCTACCGGCCCCGGCAGGCCCCGCCGCGACTGGCCGCAGCTCTGGCCCGGGCGGGAACACAGCAAAGAGTGGCCAGGGTTGAGCTGGGTCCGCTGTCCCCAGCCGAGGGAGCGGAGCTGTGCGGGGCCAGGAGGGATCACTGGCGTTTCCAACGGCTGTACGAGGCCAGTGGCGGCAACCCTTTCTACCTCGAGGCGCTGACCCGGAGCGTCGCACACGAAAGCCCGTCGGCTGTCCCGGCCCCTGTCGCCGGCGATCTGCCACAGTCGGTGCATGCCGCACTGCTGGAGGAACTGGGAGGTCTGTCGGCCACTGCGAGGGTCTGTACAGAGGCGGCCGCGGTGCTCGGCGACTCCTTCGAAGCCGACATGGTGGCAGTCGTGGCCCAGACCGGTGAGACGCAGGCCCTCGCCGCTCTGGACGAGGCCGCGGAGAGGGACCTCATACGCCAGATCGGCTCCACGCGGCAGTTCCAGTTCCGCCATCCGCTGGTGCGGGCAGCGGTGTACCAAGGAGCGGGCGGCGGTTGGCGGATCGAGGCGCATGCCCGGGCCGCGGTCGGCCTGGCGCTGCGCGGCGCACCGCTGACCGTCCAGGCGTCGCATGTGCAGCGTTCGGCGCGCGTAGGAGACGAACGCGCCGTCGACGTACTTGTACGGGCCGCCCGTCAGGTGATGACGGTCGCACCGGCCACCGCCGCGCACTGGACACACGAAGCCTTGCGGTTGCTGGGCACGCAGAGTCGGCTACGGCCCGAACTGTGGATCCAGCAGGCCAATGCGCTGGGCATGGCGGGACGTGTGTTGGAAAGCCGTGACGTCCTGCGCACGGCCTCCTCTTTCCTGCCCGCGCCGGCCCGGGGTCAGCGGGCCCGGGTGACTGCCCTACGAGCCACCATGGAGTGGGCGCTCGGCCGGTACGAAGAGGCCACGGCTCTGCTGCTTCGGGAGTTGGCCGATCACGAGGGCCGGCTGACGCCGGAGACCGCCGCGCTGGAGTTGGGGGTCGCAGTGGTCGCGCTCCGCACGAACGACTTCTCCACCGCCGTCGACTGGGGCGAACGCGCGTTGCGCTCCTCGGAACGCATCGGCGACCCGCCGCAGGCCACCGCCGTCCGCGCTCTGCTGGCACTGGCGCATACCTGCGCCGGCGACGCCCGGGCGACCGACTACCTCGACCTGGTGGCGGCAACCCTCGACGACACCGACGACCAGCAGCTGGCCGGGCAGATGGACACCCTCGTCATGACGGGCTGGACGGAGATGCTCCACGAACGGTACGACGCCGCACTGGGGCATCTCGACAGAGGCCTGGAAGTGTCACGCCGCACCGGCCAGAGCCTCGTGCTCGCGGACCTGTTCGCCGCCTCCGCGTACACCTACATGTGGCTCGGGCGGCTGGACGAGGCGGCGACATATGCGAGCGACGCGCTGGAGGCGGCCTCACTCGTCGGCAGCAGCGAGCCGCGCTCGCTGGCCGAGGTGGTGAGCGCGGCGGTCGCGATGTGGCGGGGAGACTTCGCCGAGGCACTGAAGATCTGTGAGGAGTCGCTGTCGCCTGACGGCCCTGCACTGGGCGCGCACCGGTCGGCGATGGTCGGGATGCTCGGGCAGACGCTGCTGCTCAACGACGATCCGAAGGGCTGTGTCAGCAAGGTGCTCGAAGCGGGCGGCGGCCCGCACCTGTTCGGGTTCGAAGCCCCGGTCCGCCCTATGTGGTTCCGGCTGTTGTCTGTCGCCCAACTGGCTCTGGGTGACGTGACGGCTGCCGAAGGATGGGCGGACCGCGCTGCCGCTGCCGCAACCTCTGACGGACCGCCCGGTCGGCGCGGTTTCGCATTGCTGGCCCGCGCCGAGGTACAACTCGCCCGGCAGAATCCGGCAGCGGGCCCCACCGCGTGCGAGGCTGCTACCGAGTTTCGCGCGGCTCGCATGCTCCTCAACGAGGGCATGGCCCGGCTGACGGCCGGTACCGCGCTGTCTGCCTTCGGCCGCCAGACCGAAGGACTCGCCCAGTTGGAACAAGCCAAATCTCTGTCCGTCACCTGCGGAGCCCTCGCCCTGTCCGAGCTGGCCGATCAGGAACACCACCGAATCGCCGTCCAACCCCCGCCTGCGACAACCGGAACCTGA
- a CDS encoding NAD(P)-binding domain-containing protein has protein sequence MKITVRGAGAVGGNLAAKLSTAGHDAQRAGARGPEAVRADVPETGARAADLADAVQGRDVIVPARPT, from the coding sequence ATGAAAATTACTGTCAGAGGCGCCGGCGCCGTCGGCGGGAATCTCGCCGCCAAGCTCAGCACGGCCGGTCACGACGCCCAGAGGGCCGGTGCCCGCGGCCCCGAGGCCGTCCGGGCGGACGTGCCGGAGACCGGGGCCCGAGCGGCGGACCTCGCCGACGCCGTCCAGGGACGGGATGTCATCGTCCCGGCCCGCCCGACGTGA
- a CDS encoding polysaccharide pyruvyl transferase family protein translates to MVDTVPAFWCRAPSQGNVGDRLTPWLIRRISGAPARWVAPHAPGRKHFVTGSVVALAGPGCVVWGAGVMEAGEYVDPRAELLAVRGPLTREAAQRSGAACLPVYGDPGLLVPRYLPRRPARAGARPAVVPHFADKARARRGVPQGWRIIDVQNSVEDVVEQLMGACLVASSSLHGIVLSHAYGIPAVWISFRDLPSGDGSKFHDYFLSVGVPVPPPVSVGPVGAGLDAVALSDFATLPTHFPDLDLLLERCPFR, encoded by the coding sequence GTGGTCGATACCGTACCCGCCTTCTGGTGCCGGGCGCCCAGTCAGGGCAACGTTGGTGACCGGCTCACCCCCTGGCTGATCCGCCGGATCTCCGGAGCCCCGGCCCGGTGGGTCGCTCCGCATGCCCCGGGCCGCAAGCACTTCGTCACGGGCAGCGTGGTCGCGCTCGCGGGGCCGGGCTGCGTGGTGTGGGGAGCAGGGGTGATGGAGGCCGGCGAGTACGTGGATCCGCGGGCCGAACTGCTCGCGGTCCGGGGGCCACTCACCCGGGAGGCGGCCCAGCGGTCGGGTGCGGCGTGCCTCCCGGTCTACGGTGACCCCGGTCTGCTGGTGCCCAGATACCTGCCGCGTCGCCCCGCCCGGGCGGGCGCAAGGCCCGCTGTCGTACCGCACTTCGCCGACAAGGCCCGGGCCCGGCGCGGCGTTCCGCAGGGCTGGCGAATCATCGACGTGCAGAACAGCGTCGAGGACGTCGTCGAGCAGCTCATGGGTGCCTGTCTGGTCGCCTCGTCCAGCCTGCACGGCATCGTCCTCAGCCACGCCTACGGGATTCCCGCTGTCTGGATCAGCTTCCGGGACCTGCCCAGCGGCGACGGCAGCAAGTTTCACGACTACTTCCTCTCTGTCGGGGTGCCGGTACCGCCCCCGGTGTCCGTCGGTCCGGTCGGCGCCGGTTTGGACGCGGTCGCGCTGAGTGATTTCGCGACGCTCCCCACACATTTCCCTGACCTGGACCTGCTCCTCGAGAGGTGCCCCTTCCGTTGA
- a CDS encoding aspartyl/asparaginyl beta-hydroxylase domain-containing protein, producing MTGEDRDQHHDQDHPPDPRLLLDGIRDANYHRAGIRCLRLFSADAPTAKRLAAEVERLRARHTPSLASATGHVTAWAGPRGRVEQFSLLNASGRCDDFSRDHDLSCFGKGFHHRAHYPALAALVEALPHLVNFRINVLGPGAALAPHEEHSVVRTRTGTVGVRARFHLPLVTNPQASLQLEGDIHHLEAGNVYLVNHGCVHAAANAGAADRIHLVWDMLLTATAAEVMFGTAAAPEGFTRTRVRAVRPAGRRTVTRWERIAPQVTEAEARHVGFLEPQ from the coding sequence TTGACCGGTGAAGATCGAGACCAGCACCACGATCAGGACCATCCTCCGGATCCGCGACTGCTCCTGGACGGCATCCGCGACGCCAACTACCACCGCGCCGGCATCCGCTGTCTGCGGCTGTTCTCCGCGGACGCCCCGACCGCGAAGAGACTTGCCGCGGAGGTGGAGCGGTTGCGCGCCCGGCACACTCCCTCGCTGGCGAGCGCCACGGGCCATGTGACGGCATGGGCCGGTCCGCGGGGCCGGGTGGAGCAGTTCAGTCTGCTCAACGCCTCCGGGCGCTGTGACGACTTCTCCCGGGATCACGATCTGTCGTGTTTCGGCAAGGGCTTTCACCATCGCGCGCACTATCCCGCGTTGGCCGCGCTGGTCGAAGCTCTGCCGCACTTGGTCAACTTCCGGATCAACGTGCTCGGCCCAGGTGCCGCGCTCGCGCCGCACGAGGAGCACAGTGTCGTGCGGACGCGGACCGGCACCGTAGGCGTACGAGCCCGATTCCACCTGCCGCTGGTCACCAACCCGCAGGCGTCCCTGCAACTCGAGGGCGATATCCACCACTTGGAGGCCGGCAACGTCTACCTGGTCAATCACGGCTGTGTGCATGCGGCCGCGAACGCCGGGGCCGCGGACCGGATCCACCTCGTGTGGGACATGCTGCTCACCGCCACCGCCGCCGAGGTGATGTTCGGGACGGCAGCGGCGCCCGAGGGATTCACCCGTACGCGGGTACGCGCCGTACGCCCCGCGGGTCGGCGGACGGTGACCCGGTGGGAACGGATCGCGCCGCAGGTCACGGAGGCCGAGGCCCGGCACGTCGGCTTCCTCGAGCCGCAGTAG
- a CDS encoding sulfotransferase, with the protein MTGHVELPSGRARREARTTHHGPFPDVPGLLARSVRADARGVRARFLFASAAAASGFSAARDPAMTGLGTPVTGPVRAVPAAALGAPVIIVSPPRSGSTALFDALARNPALWTVGGESEGVIEGVPGLHPAACGYASHALGARDAEAWAGPVRAGFLADLLDARGRSRLENGGPRSAPLRLLEKTPENSLRLPFLLHLFPDATVVHLHREARDTVASMVRAWAHPGFVNIPDLPGWPRRAWHFLLPTGWRAWAGEDLTRIAARQWAAAVEAILDARALRPDVPWVDVDYAELRSAPARTLRWLEAVLGLPATPRGWDLPLSATTISPPRSGKWRHTPGFDPSALDAVQETLQRLTNGRTTMPKSTPASPAAQGAPATRAATRDLPSFACWLHDVDPDAPATVETMSHRDGMVLDPAVVLQAGVTIPLGLARRARFRDRFLPGHPILWTDEPATGALVPYWIRFEEFWALRELTPGRPLPPGFPARLRASLAGAGALGAAEVRARRTARAEDTVAAASEEFARTDVCGMGRLLHPRHREALLDYYERLIATGSWPLGDAQVKGRYGWYNESLSRFFHHQFRALVGRLAGRPVRPSYSYVSAYRGGAVLDRHVDREQCEYTVSLLLGESGSGIAGGWPLHLDTGRGSVSLLQCPGEAVLFRGTRVAHWRPPLPDGSTHTSLLFHYVPAEFSRTLY; encoded by the coding sequence GTGACGGGCCATGTGGAGCTCCCCTCCGGCCGCGCGCGGCGGGAGGCGCGCACGACGCACCACGGGCCCTTCCCTGATGTGCCGGGGCTACTGGCCCGCAGTGTGCGGGCCGACGCCCGTGGAGTGCGCGCACGCTTCCTCTTCGCCTCGGCCGCGGCGGCCTCGGGGTTCTCCGCGGCACGGGACCCCGCAATGACCGGTCTGGGAACACCGGTCACCGGGCCGGTACGCGCCGTCCCGGCGGCCGCGCTCGGGGCGCCCGTGATCATCGTCTCCCCGCCTCGTTCGGGCAGCACCGCGCTGTTCGATGCCCTGGCCCGCAACCCTGCCCTGTGGACGGTCGGCGGGGAGAGCGAGGGGGTGATCGAGGGGGTGCCCGGACTCCATCCGGCGGCCTGCGGCTACGCCTCGCACGCGCTGGGTGCCCGGGATGCCGAAGCATGGGCTGGGCCGGTGCGCGCGGGCTTCCTCGCCGATCTGCTCGATGCACGAGGGCGAAGCCGGCTCGAGAACGGCGGCCCGCGGTCCGCGCCTCTCAGGCTGCTGGAGAAAACCCCGGAGAACAGCCTGCGGCTCCCCTTCCTGCTGCACCTGTTTCCGGATGCCACGGTCGTCCACCTGCACCGCGAGGCCCGCGACACGGTGGCCAGCATGGTGCGGGCATGGGCCCACCCGGGATTCGTCAACATCCCGGACCTGCCCGGCTGGCCCCGGCGGGCCTGGCACTTCCTGCTGCCGACAGGCTGGCGGGCGTGGGCCGGCGAGGACCTCACCCGGATCGCGGCCCGACAGTGGGCCGCTGCCGTGGAGGCGATCCTGGATGCCCGGGCCCTTCGTCCGGACGTCCCATGGGTGGACGTCGACTACGCCGAACTGCGCAGTGCACCGGCTCGAACGCTGCGGTGGTTGGAGGCGGTGCTCGGACTGCCCGCAACACCGCGGGGCTGGGACCTGCCGCTGTCGGCCACGACGATCAGCCCCCCACGCTCCGGCAAATGGCGCCACACCCCCGGCTTCGACCCGTCGGCGCTCGATGCCGTGCAGGAGACCTTGCAGCGCCTCACGAACGGACGCACCACGATGCCCAAGTCCACCCCGGCCTCCCCGGCAGCCCAGGGCGCGCCGGCCACGCGTGCGGCCACCCGTGATCTCCCCTCCTTCGCCTGCTGGCTACACGACGTGGACCCCGATGCGCCGGCCACCGTCGAGACGATGAGCCATCGCGATGGCATGGTGCTCGATCCGGCCGTGGTGCTCCAGGCAGGGGTCACCATCCCCCTGGGGCTGGCGCGCCGCGCGCGCTTCCGGGACCGGTTCTTGCCCGGCCACCCCATCCTGTGGACCGACGAACCCGCCACCGGGGCACTCGTTCCGTACTGGATCCGTTTCGAGGAGTTCTGGGCGCTGCGCGAACTCACCCCCGGACGCCCCCTTCCTCCAGGGTTCCCCGCACGGCTGCGCGCCTCGCTCGCCGGAGCCGGTGCGCTCGGGGCTGCGGAGGTGCGCGCCCGGCGGACGGCTCGGGCCGAAGACACCGTGGCCGCCGCCTCCGAGGAGTTCGCCCGCACCGATGTCTGCGGTATGGGCCGCCTGCTGCACCCCCGCCATCGCGAGGCGCTGCTCGACTATTACGAACGGCTCATCGCGACCGGCTCCTGGCCGCTCGGAGACGCCCAGGTGAAAGGCCGTTACGGCTGGTACAACGAGTCGCTGTCGCGCTTCTTCCACCATCAGTTCCGCGCTTTGGTGGGCCGCCTGGCCGGACGGCCGGTACGACCCTCGTACTCCTACGTCTCCGCGTACCGCGGCGGCGCCGTCCTGGACCGGCACGTTGACCGCGAGCAGTGCGAGTACACGGTCTCCCTGCTGCTCGGGGAGTCGGGATCGGGAATTGCAGGCGGCTGGCCGCTGCACCTCGACACGGGCCGGGGGTCCGTCTCCCTACTCCAGTGTCCCGGCGAGGCCGTGCTCTTCAGGGGCACCCGGGTAGCGCACTGGCGCCCGCCGCTGCCGGACGGGAGCACTCACACCTCTTTGCTGTTCCACTACGTCCCGGCCGAGTTCTCCAGGACCCTGTACTGA
- a CDS encoding 2OG-Fe(II) oxygenase, with the protein MQRLVELAEAMTQLIRRDFFTDRNGGTRIEIFDELSDTAKAALYEFFRRTGAPHLMDEVVLPMFYDGDSQIFAAVRDRPWPPWGLGARNIVAVLQTHLVSDGCWGLSPVHVGDESLTNTGLCAALYKEALETLAVDPGAEVHYLIAEDSRLADLTLRRVGFQRTEDVFLTEAARYLTYRAPAGELLESLGLAGTDSVDVLAGAVEDDVYERNAAFHGTVYLGSRAEWTADRVSVPSEIARLVRGGHYSKPAGVPTGTGRFERDVIAEVAQGVREFLTEAEQHELLQYVLGRESEFSAATVQPRGTRSAVVDERIRSSLVLDGLGRFEALLTERIKEQLEAVRSRLGHPAFPLGRIELQVTANGDRDYFGMHRDSDGGDTRELTFVYFFSAEPRRFSGGELRVFETIVEDGQVVPTDRSQTIVPRSNLAMFFPSRHDHEVLPIRVPSKAFADSRFSVTGWIHRK; encoded by the coding sequence TTGCAACGACTGGTTGAACTCGCCGAGGCCATGACCCAGCTCATCAGACGCGACTTCTTCACGGATCGCAACGGCGGCACGCGGATCGAGATCTTCGACGAGCTCAGTGACACCGCGAAGGCGGCCCTGTACGAGTTCTTCCGACGGACGGGCGCACCGCATCTGATGGACGAGGTGGTGCTGCCCATGTTCTATGACGGCGATTCGCAGATCTTCGCCGCGGTCCGCGACCGGCCGTGGCCGCCGTGGGGTCTGGGTGCGCGCAACATCGTCGCCGTCTTGCAGACGCACCTGGTCTCCGACGGCTGTTGGGGGCTGAGCCCGGTGCACGTCGGCGATGAGAGTCTGACGAATACCGGGCTGTGCGCCGCGCTGTACAAGGAGGCGCTGGAGACTCTGGCCGTCGACCCCGGCGCCGAGGTGCACTACCTCATCGCCGAGGACTCGAGGCTTGCAGACCTGACCCTGCGCCGGGTCGGCTTCCAGCGCACGGAGGATGTCTTCCTCACCGAGGCGGCGCGCTATCTCACCTACCGCGCGCCGGCCGGTGAGCTGCTGGAGAGCCTCGGTCTGGCCGGGACCGACTCCGTCGACGTGCTCGCGGGCGCGGTCGAGGATGACGTGTACGAGCGCAACGCCGCCTTTCACGGGACCGTGTATCTGGGATCGCGCGCGGAATGGACGGCTGACCGGGTGAGCGTCCCGTCCGAGATCGCCCGCCTGGTGCGGGGCGGCCACTACAGCAAGCCGGCGGGAGTGCCGACGGGGACAGGCCGGTTCGAGAGGGACGTGATCGCCGAGGTCGCCCAGGGGGTGCGCGAGTTCCTCACCGAAGCGGAGCAGCACGAGCTTCTCCAGTACGTGCTGGGCAGGGAATCCGAGTTTTCGGCGGCGACCGTCCAGCCGCGCGGGACTCGCTCTGCGGTGGTGGATGAGCGGATCCGCAGCAGCCTGGTCCTCGACGGGCTCGGTCGTTTCGAAGCGTTGCTCACGGAGCGCATCAAGGAGCAACTCGAGGCGGTACGGTCCCGCCTGGGCCACCCGGCTTTCCCGCTGGGCCGTATCGAACTGCAGGTGACGGCAAACGGCGACCGGGACTACTTCGGCATGCACCGTGACAGCGATGGCGGGGACACACGCGAGCTCACGTTCGTCTACTTCTTCTCTGCCGAGCCCCGCCGGTTCTCCGGTGGGGAACTGCGCGTCTTCGAGACGATCGTGGAGGACGGGCAGGTCGTCCCCACGGATCGCAGCCAGACGATCGTGCCGCGCTCGAACCTGGCGATGTTCTTCCCGAGCCGGCACGACCACGAGGTCCTGCCCATCCGGGTGCCGAGCAAGGCGTTCGCCGACAGCCGGTTCAGCGTGACCGGTTGGATCCACCGGAAGTGA
- a CDS encoding IS30 family transposase, with protein sequence MKTSDVPEGRRRQWRADRALRPAMRSPGRPDPSRVVQRQFWRLIATGVTTVEASLAVGVSWPVGARWFRHAGGMPPISLAEPTGRYLTFEEREEIAILRAMSKGVREIARALGRDPGTISRELRRNAATRSGKQEYRATVAQWKAQQAAKRPKTAKLAGNDRLREYVQDRLADSIRRPDSTIVPGPRTPAWKGLNKPHRQDRRWATAWSPEQISHRLHADFPDDESMRISHEAIYQALFIEGRGALKRELVTCLRTGRALRTPRARSQNKPQGHVTADVVLSERPAEATDRAVPGHWEGDLIIGTGRSAIGTLVERSSRSTLLVHLPRLEGWGEKPPVKNGPSLGGYGAIAMNTALTTSMTQLPEQLRKTLTWDRGKELSAHAQFALDTGTKVFFADPHSPWQRPTNENTNGLLRQYFPKGTDLSRWSFTDLEAVAMAINNRPRKVLGWRTPTEVFEEQLRSLQQPGVATTG encoded by the coding sequence TTGAAGACCAGCGATGTCCCGGAGGGGCGGCGTCGGCAGTGGCGCGCTGACCGTGCGTTGCGGCCGGCGATGCGTTCGCCGGGGCGGCCTGATCCGTCTCGGGTCGTGCAGCGCCAGTTCTGGCGACTGATCGCCACGGGGGTCACGACGGTGGAGGCGTCGTTGGCGGTCGGCGTGTCGTGGCCGGTGGGTGCGAGGTGGTTTCGTCACGCTGGCGGCATGCCTCCGATCTCGTTGGCCGAGCCCACGGGCCGGTACCTCACGTTCGAAGAGCGCGAGGAGATCGCGATCCTCAGGGCGATGAGCAAGGGCGTGCGCGAGATCGCCCGCGCCCTGGGGCGTGACCCCGGAACGATCTCTCGCGAACTGCGCCGCAACGCCGCCACGCGCAGCGGCAAGCAGGAGTACCGCGCGACGGTCGCCCAGTGGAAAGCACAGCAGGCCGCCAAGCGGCCGAAGACCGCGAAGCTCGCAGGCAACGACAGGTTGCGTGAGTACGTGCAGGACCGGCTCGCCGACAGCATCCGCCGCCCCGACAGCACGATCGTCCCCGGACCCAGGACGCCCGCATGGAAGGGGCTGAACAAGCCGCACCGGCAGGACAGACGATGGGCGACGGCATGGAGCCCGGAGCAGATCTCGCACCGTCTCCATGCCGACTTCCCCGATGATGAGTCCATGCGCATCAGCCACGAAGCGATCTACCAGGCGCTGTTCATCGAGGGCCGTGGCGCGCTCAAGCGGGAGCTGGTCACGTGTCTGCGTACCGGCCGGGCGCTGCGGACTCCCCGTGCACGGTCGCAGAACAAACCGCAGGGGCATGTCACCGCGGACGTCGTCCTCAGCGAACGCCCCGCCGAGGCCACGGACCGCGCGGTCCCCGGACACTGGGAAGGCGATTTGATCATCGGGACGGGCCGCTCCGCGATCGGCACGCTCGTCGAGCGCAGCAGCCGCTCCACGCTCCTGGTGCACCTGCCCCGGCTCGAGGGCTGGGGCGAGAAGCCGCCCGTGAAGAACGGCCCCTCGCTCGGGGGCTATGGCGCGATCGCGATGAACACAGCGCTCACCACGTCGATGACGCAATTGCCTGAGCAGCTACGCAAAACCCTCACCTGGGACCGCGGGAAGGAACTCTCCGCTCATGCCCAGTTCGCCCTCGATACCGGGACGAAGGTGTTCTTCGCCGATCCGCACTCGCCCTGGCAACGACCGACGAACGAGAACACGAACGGGCTGCTGCGCCAGTACTTCCCGAAGGGCACCGATCTCTCCCGCTGGTCGTTCACGGACCTCGAAGCCGTCGCCATGGCGATCAACAACCGGCCCCGCAAAGTCCTGGGTTGGCGGACGCCGACCGAGGTCTTCGAAGAACAGCTACGCTCGCTGCAACAGCCCGGTGTTGCAACGACTGGTTGA